Proteins co-encoded in one Halococcoides cellulosivorans genomic window:
- a CDS encoding NAD(P)/FAD-dependent oxidoreductase, which translates to MTHVIVVGGGPAGLSAALFTAKNGLETTVFDTDETWMHKAHLFNYPGIGSIDGSVYMETLRDQVDDFDVDRRQGTAVERVTTTDDGFSVETTEGSETADYVVFATGADRSLATDLGCETTAEDVVDVDVTMETSVADAYATGAVVRVEEWQAVIAAGDGAAAALNILSKEKGEHYHDFDVPADADALFDSLIDA; encoded by the coding sequence ATGACACACGTCATCGTCGTCGGGGGCGGCCCCGCCGGACTGAGCGCGGCGCTGTTCACCGCCAAGAACGGACTCGAAACGACGGTCTTCGACACCGACGAGACCTGGATGCACAAGGCGCACCTGTTCAACTACCCCGGGATCGGGTCTATCGACGGCTCGGTGTACATGGAGACACTCCGCGATCAGGTCGACGACTTCGACGTCGACCGTCGCCAGGGCACGGCCGTCGAGCGCGTCACGACGACCGACGACGGCTTTTCTGTCGAGACGACCGAGGGCTCCGAGACCGCCGACTACGTCGTGTTTGCGACGGGGGCGGACCGCTCGCTCGCGACCGATCTGGGCTGTGAAACGACCGCCGAGGACGTCGTCGACGTGGACGTGACGATGGAGACCTCCGTCGCGGACGCCTACGCGACCGGTGCGGTGGTCCGCGTCGAGGAGTGGCAGGCGGTCATCGCCGCCGGCGACGGGGCCGCCGCGGCGCTCAACATTCTTTCGAAGGAAAAGGGCGAGCACTACCACGACTTCGACGTGCCCGCCGACGCGGACGCGCTGTTCGACTCGTTGATCGACGCGTGA
- a CDS encoding rhodanese-like domain-containing protein, protein MVAAIDPDDLPAVREDHDTLLVDVRASADFERGHIPDSENVPLGTIPEHSDAIADRDPDRIVTVCAHGIASQQGARLLAAHGGIDGDHVYNLTGGIDAWDGPVTGTAVDAE, encoded by the coding sequence ATGGTCGCAGCTATCGATCCGGACGACCTCCCCGCGGTCCGCGAGGACCACGACACGCTGCTCGTCGACGTGCGCGCGTCCGCCGATTTCGAGCGCGGGCACATCCCCGACAGCGAGAACGTCCCGCTGGGGACGATTCCAGAGCACAGCGACGCGATCGCCGACCGGGACCCCGACCGGATCGTGACGGTCTGTGCCCACGGGATCGCCAGCCAGCAGGGCGCGCGGCTCCTCGCGGCCCACGGCGGTATCGACGGCGATCACGTCTACAACCTCACCGGCGGGATCGACGCCTGGGACGGACCGGTGACCGGCACGGCCGTCGACGCGGAGTGA
- a CDS encoding NUDIX hydrolase has protein sequence MDEFEVEESVVEYETGWYTGGYDRVRQPDGSTKRYYWAELPPAVVVVARAGDHLVMVEQYRPVIGESCLELPAGIVEDGESYTQAAARELREETGLDPSGLALLEQFWVATGVLRHERAIVFAEGLHPVEIDRDDNEFLDIVRVPIDEALDRARADPANDATIEGLLLAAEEGLL, from the coding sequence ATGGACGAATTCGAGGTCGAGGAGTCCGTCGTCGAGTACGAGACTGGCTGGTACACCGGGGGATACGACCGCGTTCGTCAGCCCGACGGGTCGACCAAACGCTACTACTGGGCCGAACTCCCGCCGGCGGTGGTCGTCGTCGCCAGGGCGGGCGACCATCTGGTGATGGTCGAGCAGTACCGGCCGGTGATCGGCGAGTCCTGTCTCGAACTGCCCGCGGGGATCGTCGAAGACGGCGAATCGTACACGCAGGCCGCCGCGCGCGAACTCCGCGAGGAGACCGGTCTCGATCCGTCGGGGCTCGCCCTGCTCGAACAGTTCTGGGTGGCGACGGGCGTGTTGCGCCACGAACGCGCCATCGTCTTCGCGGAGGGACTCCACCCCGTGGAGATCGACCGCGACGACAACGAGTTCCTCGATATCGTCCGGGTGCCGATCGACGAGGCCCTCGACCGCGCTCGCGCGGATCCCGCCAACGACGCCACGATCGAGGGACTGTTGCTCGCCGCCGAGGAGGGCCTGCTGTAG
- a CDS encoding DUF5810 domain-containing protein: protein MYECPVCGDRQADLDHLTDHVAITASIEGDDHERWLDAHASDWPDLTTAALADRIAESVQPIDPGPDAPGVDRRAEQARDAFQAGLDATDGSDADERTDADERTDADE from the coding sequence ATGTACGAGTGCCCGGTCTGTGGCGATCGGCAGGCCGATCTCGACCATCTCACCGATCACGTCGCGATCACCGCGAGTATCGAGGGCGACGACCACGAGCGCTGGCTGGACGCTCACGCGAGTGACTGGCCCGATCTGACGACCGCGGCGCTCGCTGACCGGATCGCGGAGTCGGTCCAACCGATCGATCCCGGACCGGACGCGCCGGGCGTGGATCGGAGAGCCGAACAGGCCCGTGACGCCTTCCAGGCGGGGCTCGACGCGACCGACGGGTCCGACGCCGACGAACGGACCGACGCCGACGAACGGACCGACGCCGACGAGTGA
- a CDS encoding GNAT family N-acetyltransferase, producing the protein MSDSPVVRGARRRDLDAVAAIERASFDAPWPREAFAALVDAPGFLVYDRRDAIEGFVVGTLESCPDGPCGHIKDLAVAPAARGAGVGRHLCGVATERLHDAGAGVVGLEVRPSNAAAIACYRAVGYREHGREAAYYEDGEDAVLFVHRRSG; encoded by the coding sequence GTGAGCGATTCGCCCGTCGTTCGGGGTGCACGCCGACGCGATCTCGACGCCGTGGCGGCGATCGAGCGCGCCTCGTTCGACGCCCCATGGCCACGGGAGGCGTTCGCGGCGCTGGTGGACGCGCCAGGATTTCTGGTCTACGATCGTCGCGATGCGATCGAGGGGTTCGTCGTCGGGACGCTCGAATCCTGCCCCGACGGCCCGTGCGGACACATCAAGGATCTCGCGGTCGCGCCGGCGGCCCGTGGCGCGGGCGTCGGCCGCCACCTCTGTGGGGTGGCGACCGAGCGGCTTCACGACGCGGGCGCAGGTGTGGTCGGCCTCGAAGTCCGGCCCTCGAACGCCGCGGCGATCGCCTGCTACCGGGCGGTCGGGTATCGCGAGCACGGCCGCGAAGCCGCGTACTACGAGGACGGCGAGGACGCCGTGCTCTTCGTCCATCGACGGTCAGGTTGA
- a CDS encoding YgaP family membrane protein, translated as MNHNVGQTDRIVRIAAGLVAVIVAVVVAMGVAGLGSPVDLVVAAVVGLIGLVLIGTGVTQTCALYSLIGVDTSD; from the coding sequence ATGAACCACAACGTGGGACAGACGGATCGCATCGTTCGGATCGCCGCCGGCCTCGTCGCCGTAATCGTCGCCGTCGTCGTGGCGATGGGCGTCGCCGGCCTGGGATCGCCGGTCGATCTCGTCGTGGCGGCTGTCGTCGGACTGATCGGACTCGTGTTGATCGGGACTGGCGTGACACAGACGTGTGCGCTCTATTCGCTGATCGGCGTCGACACCAGCGACTGA
- a CDS encoding restriction endonuclease, giving the protein MGEIIEIADGRRGHPGDTVDAAGIEGARRVLDQYLGEDEEPQYLLTNGQRGLILDDDGDCEEIEPSAGHNTVVILTDVRTLFVVGGADGTDDRVVNVPYVEIVAVRREESFFSERLVLVTPAQRWEVPFKGDLERVEAYLERALSAWSGARTAIESFRERMSDALDRLDASEYDAALDRADAAEAALMQAQSRLESLGPGAMQSLTRLAGEDDVAMLRTRVHLDRGERHHERAQDAIEAGAYHDAHDAMTTARDALQRAADLQPPSLDEPVEDRLATVKRDLADLSRRPLADARSAYEHALELDGMGRAIALEEALEEYRDALSVCWGDRGDQFDGDPEAIRERIIEIVEGIYEAWTNLAWDRLVDGDAYADQGDDDRARTHYDDARTHLDRARAVTRELHPDLDSDLDPWFEAVDDRLESLDAPSTASPDGVPEPSAEVQPLSAGGFDHQLDALDSADLTDLLADVVTRNGWSTTTVAGDDDPYDLIASRDDPFDIRILVCVVGDDGTPTTRDVTRLADAADATSGADVGVLVAPEIPPPVHDRATERGLTVLSAERLATIIEADRTPESGAAA; this is encoded by the coding sequence ATGGGGGAGATCATCGAAATCGCGGACGGTCGTCGGGGTCATCCCGGCGACACAGTCGACGCCGCCGGGATCGAGGGCGCACGGCGCGTTCTCGACCAGTATCTCGGTGAGGACGAGGAGCCACAGTACCTCCTCACGAACGGGCAGCGCGGACTGATTCTGGACGACGACGGCGACTGTGAGGAGATCGAGCCGAGTGCGGGCCACAACACGGTCGTGATCCTCACGGACGTGCGGACGCTGTTCGTCGTCGGTGGGGCCGACGGCACGGACGACCGCGTCGTCAACGTCCCCTACGTCGAGATCGTCGCGGTCCGGCGCGAGGAGAGTTTCTTCTCGGAGCGGTTGGTGCTCGTCACGCCCGCTCAGCGCTGGGAGGTCCCGTTCAAAGGCGACCTCGAACGTGTCGAGGCGTACCTCGAACGGGCATTGAGTGCGTGGTCGGGCGCGCGCACGGCGATCGAGTCGTTCCGCGAGCGGATGTCCGACGCGCTCGACCGCCTCGACGCCTCTGAGTACGACGCGGCACTCGACCGGGCCGACGCCGCCGAAGCGGCGCTCATGCAGGCCCAGTCACGGTTGGAATCGCTCGGACCGGGCGCGATGCAGTCGCTGACACGACTCGCCGGGGAGGACGACGTGGCGATGCTCCGGACACGAGTCCATCTCGATCGGGGCGAACGCCACCACGAGCGCGCTCAGGACGCGATCGAAGCGGGAGCGTATCACGATGCCCACGACGCGATGACGACGGCCCGGGACGCCCTGCAGCGAGCGGCCGATCTTCAGCCACCCTCGCTGGACGAACCGGTAGAGGACCGACTCGCCACCGTGAAACGCGATCTGGCTGATCTCTCCCGGCGACCACTCGCGGACGCTCGATCGGCGTACGAACACGCCCTCGAACTCGACGGGATGGGCCGAGCGATCGCCTTAGAAGAGGCCTTAGAGGAGTATCGGGATGCACTGTCGGTCTGTTGGGGCGACCGTGGCGACCAGTTCGACGGTGATCCCGAGGCGATTCGCGAGCGCATCATCGAAATCGTCGAGGGCATCTACGAGGCGTGGACCAACCTCGCGTGGGATCGACTGGTCGACGGTGACGCGTATGCGGACCAGGGCGACGACGACCGCGCCCGGACACACTACGACGACGCCCGCACGCATCTCGATCGCGCCCGAGCGGTGACACGCGAACTCCATCCCGACCTGGATAGCGACCTGGATCCGTGGTTCGAGGCCGTCGACGATCGCCTCGAATCGCTCGACGCCCCGTCGACCGCCAGCCCCGACGGCGTTCCCGAACCCAGCGCCGAGGTCCAACCACTCTCGGCGGGCGGGTTCGACCACCAACTCGACGCTCTCGATTCGGCCGATCTGACCGACCTTCTCGCGGACGTTGTCACACGCAACGGCTGGTCGACCACGACGGTCGCGGGCGACGACGACCCGTACGATCTGATCGCGTCGCGGGACGACCCGTTCGACATCCGGATTCTCGTCTGTGTGGTCGGTGACGACGGGACGCCGACGACACGTGACGTGACACGACTGGCCGACGCCGCCGACGCCACGTCGGGTGCCGACGTCGGCGTTCTCGTCGCACCGGAGATCCCACCGCCAGTCCACGATCGGGCGACCGAGCGCGGACTGACGGTGCTCAGTGCCGAGCGCCTCGCGACGATCATCGAGGCCGATCGGACCCCGGAGTCCGGGGCGGCGGCCTGA
- a CDS encoding HemK2/MTQ2 family protein methyltransferase, whose protein sequence is MVPDDLPDVYEPAEDSHLLAEVIDEHLRAGETLLEVGTGSGEVAASVADRPGRLITTDLNPHACRRAHDRGLPIVRANLLDPIATDAADVIAFNPPYLPTPADEERDDWLARALSGGPDGRRVIDPFLDDLGRALRPRGRAYLLVSTLTGLDAVRERAADAGFSARAVAEQSFPFERLTVLELRR, encoded by the coding sequence ATGGTTCCCGACGACCTTCCGGACGTCTACGAGCCGGCCGAGGACTCCCATCTCCTGGCGGAGGTCATCGACGAGCACCTCCGGGCGGGCGAGACCCTGCTCGAAGTCGGGACCGGCAGCGGCGAGGTCGCCGCCAGCGTCGCTGACCGTCCCGGCCGCCTGATCACGACGGATCTGAACCCGCACGCCTGCCGGCGCGCTCACGATCGCGGTCTCCCGATCGTGCGGGCGAACCTCCTGGATCCGATCGCCACCGACGCGGCGGACGTGATCGCGTTCAACCCGCCCTATCTCCCGACGCCGGCCGACGAGGAACGCGACGACTGGCTCGCGCGGGCCCTCTCCGGTGGGCCGGACGGCCGCCGCGTGATCGACCCGTTTCTCGACGATCTGGGGCGCGCGCTCCGCCCGCGCGGACGGGCGTATCTGCTCGTGAGCACACTTACGGGCCTCGACGCCGTCCGCGAGCGGGCCGCCGACGCGGGATTTTCCGCTCGGGCGGTCGCTGAGCAGTCGTTTCCGTTCGAACGATTGACTGTTCTCGAACTCCGCCGGTAG